The proteins below are encoded in one region of Silene latifolia isolate original U9 population chromosome 2, ASM4854445v1, whole genome shotgun sequence:
- the LOC141640925 gene encoding protein FAR1-RELATED SEQUENCE 5-like gives MQKLTDKVGPAISKETDFVSHLNAIVWDAELEPLEFEEKWRQLVNEHNLEGNSWLSTMFRNRRKWIPAYFRDVPMGCLLRTTQRSESQNNFFKRFENAHDTLVEFLMRFQSAIDVQRHTQKQLDRDDDCTLPQLASSLKLEAHASKVYTNSAFADFQVEASASICSLSVGGFTPPANGIELIGIADARTKGIICRHIIWVYSGKQVHTLPDKYILMRWTKNAHKIPLYGPHGELIEDFDATDLRKMKMCKLWSEFYATISVLKNVSTKDINDLVDTLKQFRVKLNPQSESMTKEQELEMLLGCSSSTEVRILPPCQAKNKGSGKRMISKKQQCIAKAEKPKRLCRNCKQMAHHDKRNRPNAFVPDADNKGGSDEDDADDG, from the exons atgcaaaAGCTTACTGATAAGGTTGGGCCTGCAATATCCAAAGAGACTGATTTTGTCAGCCATTTGAATGCTATTGTTTGGGATGCTGAGTTAGAACCTCTTGAATTTGAAGAAAAGTGGCGTCAGTTGGtcaatgagcataatcttgaagGTAATTCCTGGTTGTCAACCATGTTTAGAAATAGGAGAAAATGGATCCCAGCTTATTTTCGTGATGTTCCTATGGGTTGTCTATTACGAACAACTCAACGTTCTGAGAGTCAGAATAATTTTTTCAAGCGTTTTGAAAATGCACATGATACACTTGTTGAATTCTTGATGCGGTTTCAAAGCGCCATTGATGTGCAgcgccatactcaaaaacaacttGATAGAGACGATGATTGTACTCTTCCACAATTAGCATCTTCTCTTAAGTTGGAAGCTCATGCTTCCAAGGTTTATACAAATTCTGCTTTTGCAGATTTTCAAGTAGAAGCTTCTGCTTCTATTTGTTCCCTTAGTGTTGGTGGCTTCACACCACCTGCAAATGGTATAGAGTTAATTGGTATTGCTGATGCCAGAAC GAAGGGTATTATTTGTAGACACATTATCTGGGTTTACTCTGGAAAACAAGTACACACTTTGCCCGATAAATACATTCTTATGCGGTGGACCAAGAATGCACACAAGATCCCTCTTTATGGTCCACATGGTGAGTTAATTGAGGATTTTGATGCCACTGATTTAAGAAAGATGAAAATGTGCAAGTTATGGTCAGAGTTCTACGCGACCATCAGTGTGCTCAAGAATGTGTCTACGAAGGACATCAATGATCTTGTTGACACACTTAAACAATTTAGGGTGAAACTCAATCCCCAATCAGAGTCAATGACCAAAGAGCAGGAGTTGGAGATGCTTCTTGGGTGCAGTTCCTCAACTGAGGTGAGGATTCTACCACCTTGTCAGGCAAAGAACAAGGGTAGCGGGAAGAGAATGATCTCCAAAAAGCAACAATGCATAGCTAAAGCGGAGAAGCCTAAAAGGCTTTGCCGTAATTGCAAACAAATGGCTCACCATGATAAACGTAACCGTCCTAATGCTTTTGTACCTGATGCTGACAATAAG GGCGGTTCAgatgaggatgatgctgatgatggtTGA